The following are encoded in a window of Flavobacterium psychrotrophum genomic DNA:
- the rpsJ gene encoding 30S ribosomal protein S10, with protein MSQKIRIKLKSYDHSLVDKSAEKIVKTVKSTGAVVTGPIPLPTHKKIFTVLRSPHVNKKSREQFEVSSYKRLLDIYSSSSKTIDALMKLELPSGVEVEIKV; from the coding sequence ATGAGTCAAAAGATCAGAATAAAATTAAAATCATACGATCATAGCCTGGTAGACAAGTCTGCAGAGAAGATCGTTAAGACTGTAAAAAGTACAGGAGCAGTAGTAACAGGACCAATTCCGTTGCCTACCCACAAAAAGATTTTTACCGTACTGCGTTCTCCGCACGTAAACAAAAAATCTAGGGAGCAGTTTGAAGTTAGTTCATACAAAAGGCTTCTTGATATCTACAGTTCATCTTCAAAAACTATCGATGCCCTAATGAAATTAGAGCTTCCTAGTGGTGTAGAAGTAGAGATAAAAGTGTGA